In the genome of Deinococcus sp. KSM4-11, one region contains:
- a CDS encoding HD domain-containing phosphohydrolase: protein MTPFLGPDRSLLAGTSGWLVLLLPLTLLSVLLCSVFIRTADHQRQTLLLLADTTAGTNRYSALEWQAIGSTTLKPAFWVEVQASRATLTGLLQALQRAQAAETAGLGGWIQGRRAQPTAPSLGTVIGLLGEYLRATDGEFFLLRIGDRTGGRGLDETRVDPLATRLNEVTAHLRRTRALEAGRTVMLAVGLSVMTLLCSLVTVGVLAERLRQNRRAAQVHERERQEERERENRDPLTGLWNRQELHRLFARWTARGALSVLVLDLNRLQAINDSGGHAAGDTHLRRVALALLEVSQPHGLAARWGGDEFVLLLPGVSVQGAHHLAERASTLLETSGDPLPPFAYGAAHVPEATSLERVLALADAAMYEHKERQRVDVARLGQGARVGVTVEEFTSRLEQLETPQEVLGEGLELARTVLDFQASVSLERVGDGFMLRQLDGEIPGDARAALEGRLYHAGDGVTGQAIALSATRWSNDYPAEEYALDVWVAGGLKSVVMVPVRYGGRMMGLVGLLNFSSWRVVTPQARRLLEALASRLGHTYERVQAVESVRTALQGGLLALGVALEERDLETAGHTARVVELAGQLGARLGMSASKLDALRQGASLHDIGKLVIPDAILLKPGPLSQSEWNVMRNHAERGYEIAYRLSGLLPTTLDVIRSHHERWDGTGYPDALRGDAIPLPARIFAVCDVYDALTHVRPYKAAWSHGAAVAEIRAHSGTHFDPQVVEAFVTLIGPDPDVREAAVDTPRFPHP from the coding sequence GTGACGCCGTTCCTGGGGCCCGACCGGTCGTTGCTGGCCGGCACGTCCGGCTGGCTGGTTCTGCTGCTGCCGCTGACCCTGCTGAGCGTGCTGCTGTGCAGCGTGTTCATCCGCACGGCGGATCACCAGCGCCAGACCCTGCTGCTGCTGGCCGACACGACCGCCGGCACCAACCGGTACAGCGCCCTGGAATGGCAGGCCATCGGCAGCACGACCCTGAAGCCCGCGTTCTGGGTCGAGGTGCAGGCCAGCCGGGCCACCCTCACCGGCCTGCTCCAGGCACTGCAACGCGCTCAGGCGGCCGAAACCGCCGGTCTGGGCGGCTGGATCCAGGGCCGGCGGGCCCAGCCCACGGCGCCCTCCCTGGGCACGGTCATCGGCCTGCTGGGCGAGTACCTGCGCGCCACGGACGGAGAGTTCTTCCTGCTGCGCATCGGCGACCGGACGGGTGGGCGCGGGCTGGACGAAACGCGCGTCGATCCCCTGGCCACCCGCCTGAACGAGGTGACCGCCCATCTGCGCCGAACCAGGGCGCTCGAGGCCGGCCGCACCGTGATGCTGGCGGTGGGCCTGAGCGTGATGACGCTGCTGTGCTCCCTGGTCACGGTGGGCGTCCTGGCCGAGCGGCTCAGGCAGAACCGGCGCGCCGCCCAGGTGCACGAGCGGGAACGCCAGGAGGAACGCGAGCGCGAGAACCGCGATCCGCTGACCGGCCTGTGGAACCGCCAGGAACTGCACCGCCTGTTCGCCCGCTGGACGGCCAGGGGGGCGCTGAGCGTGCTGGTGCTCGACCTCAACCGCCTGCAGGCCATCAACGACAGCGGCGGGCACGCCGCCGGGGACACGCACCTGCGCCGCGTGGCGCTGGCCCTGCTGGAGGTCAGCCAGCCGCACGGCCTCGCGGCCCGCTGGGGGGGGGACGAGTTCGTGCTGCTGCTGCCGGGCGTGAGCGTGCAGGGCGCCCACCACCTCGCCGAGCGGGCCAGCACGCTGCTGGAAACGTCCGGTGATCCCCTGCCGCCCTTCGCGTACGGTGCGGCGCACGTGCCGGAGGCGACCTCGCTGGAACGGGTGCTGGCCCTGGCGGACGCCGCCATGTACGAGCACAAGGAACGGCAGCGCGTGGACGTCGCGCGGCTCGGCCAGGGCGCGCGGGTGGGCGTGACCGTCGAGGAATTCACGTCCCGGCTGGAGCAGCTGGAAACGCCGCAGGAGGTGCTGGGCGAGGGGCTGGAGCTGGCCCGCACGGTGCTGGACTTCCAGGCGAGCGTGTCCCTGGAACGCGTCGGGGACGGGTTCATGCTGCGGCAGCTGGACGGCGAGATTCCAGGTGACGCGCGCGCCGCCCTGGAGGGCCGCCTGTACCACGCAGGCGACGGCGTGACCGGGCAGGCCATCGCGCTGAGCGCCACCCGCTGGAGCAACGACTACCCCGCCGAGGAGTACGCGCTGGACGTCTGGGTGGCGGGCGGCCTGAAGAGCGTGGTGATGGTGCCCGTGCGCTACGGGGGCCGCATGATGGGCCTGGTCGGCCTGCTGAACTTCAGCTCGTGGCGGGTCGTGACGCCCCAGGCGCGGCGACTGCTGGAAGCGCTGGCCTCCCGGCTGGGGCACACCTACGAGCGGGTGCAGGCGGTCGAGAGTGTCCGCACCGCCCTGCAGGGTGGCCTGCTCGCGCTGGGCGTGGCCCTGGAGGAACGCGACCTGGAAACGGCCGGGCACACCGCACGGGTCGTGGAACTCGCCGGGCAGCTGGGAGCGCGCCTGGGCATGAGCGCGTCGAAACTCGACGCGCTGCGGCAGGGCGCGTCGCTGCACGACATCGGGAAACTGGTCATTCCGGACGCCATCCTGCTCAAGCCCGGCCCGCTGTCTCAGAGCGAGTGGAACGTGATGCGCAACCACGCCGAACGGGGCTACGAGATCGCGTACCGCCTGTCCGGCCTGCTGCCCACCACCCTAGACGTGATCCGCAGTCACCATGAGCGCTGGGACGGCACCGGCTACCCCGACGCCCTGAGAGGCGACGCGATTCCGCTGCCCGCCCGCATCTTCGCGGTGTGCGACGTGTACGACGCCCTGACGCACGTCCGCCCGTACAAGGCCGCGTGGTCTCACGGAGCGGCCGTCGCGGAGATCCGCGCCCACAGCGGCACCCACTTCGACCCGCAGGTCGTGGAGGCCTTCGTGACGCTGATCGGCCCTGATCCCGACGTGAGAGAGGCCGCTGTGGACACCCCCCGCTTCCCGCACCCCTGA
- a CDS encoding sensor domain-containing diguanylate cyclase, translated as MTTAPTDLNRQIARYRSLVQVAATLARSVRTEELVQSVHREARTLFTAPVTLLATRTADGGWATRTLEGDTSVSERVQPRDDGLLERVLAGRLRLENDLETYLTRERLTVFRLNAESGRPITRSWMGVPLRPDSAPVSVLSVQSDLPGAFTPEDLEFLELLGVHVSVALENAALHERVEHEARTDPLTGLLNRRAFTSQVGAILSRPHAVTLVVIDVQDFKGINDTHGHQVGDEVLHGLGAALVTLASGSGHVFRLGGDEFAALLPGSLDAAQGRVQAFLRDVQTRAWPTPGAPYVNAGLAEALPDDTLTAWVRRADHRMYAAKRQRTHLLD; from the coding sequence ATGACCACGGCGCCCACTGACCTGAACCGTCAGATTGCCCGGTACCGTTCGCTGGTGCAGGTGGCCGCCACCCTGGCCCGCAGCGTCCGCACCGAGGAACTCGTGCAGTCCGTGCACCGCGAGGCCCGCACGCTGTTCACCGCGCCCGTCACGCTGCTCGCCACCCGCACGGCGGACGGGGGCTGGGCGACCCGCACCCTGGAAGGCGACACCAGCGTGAGCGAGCGTGTCCAGCCGCGCGACGACGGCCTGCTGGAGCGTGTGCTCGCCGGACGCCTGCGCCTGGAGAACGACCTGGAGACCTACCTGACGCGCGAACGGCTCACGGTGTTCCGCCTGAACGCCGAATCCGGCCGGCCAATCACCCGTTCCTGGATGGGCGTGCCCCTGCGGCCTGACAGCGCGCCAGTGTCGGTGCTGTCCGTGCAGAGCGACCTGCCGGGCGCCTTCACGCCCGAGGACCTGGAATTCCTGGAACTGCTGGGCGTCCACGTCAGCGTCGCGCTGGAGAATGCCGCGCTGCACGAGCGCGTCGAGCATGAGGCGCGAACCGATCCGCTGACCGGACTGCTCAACCGCCGCGCCTTCACTTCCCAGGTCGGCGCGATCCTGAGCCGCCCGCATGCCGTCACGCTGGTCGTCATCGACGTGCAGGACTTCAAGGGCATCAATGACACCCACGGCCATCAGGTGGGCGACGAGGTGCTGCACGGCCTCGGCGCGGCCCTGGTGACCCTGGCGTCCGGGAGCGGGCACGTGTTTCGGCTGGGCGGGGACGAGTTCGCTGCGCTGCTGCCGGGTTCCCTGGACGCCGCGCAGGGGCGCGTGCAGGCGTTCCTGCGGGACGTGCAGACGCGGGCCTGGCCGACGCCGGGCGCGCCGTACGTGAATGCTGGACTGGCCGAGGCGCTCCCGGACGACACCCTGACGGCCTGGGTGCGCCGCGCGGATCACCGCATGTACGCCGCCAAACGCCAGCGGACGCATCTGCTCGACTGA
- a CDS encoding TldD/PmbA family protein has protein sequence MTSPSLNASLLDATLAAEVLHLARAGGADFSELFVEDTLSTQLRLHQGELKDAGGGNLYGAGLRLLYGTRVVYAYTNDVTPAGLRDLAGAVARAQGGSGQVTRDGVGGLDFRTVDARPLYVARQHPLATSKRDKLALMRRAHGGAAGVGDVQTVDVTYTDRVQRVLIATSEGLWAEDERVQTRLYVNAIAQDGTLRESGYHAPGASRGLEFFEEVTPESIGAEAARIANAMLRAGYAPAGKLPVVIGNAFGGVIFHEACGHILETTAVEKNASVFADKLGQQIADACVTAIDDGTLPGSWGMVNVDDEGMPAQRTVLIEKGILTSFMVDRLGAQKTGYARTGSGRRQNYTYAPASRMRSTFIDNGDRTPDDLIRSVDHGIYARTMGGGSVSPGTGDYNFAVNEAYMIRNGQIAEPLKGASLVGNGAQDLLNIVGVAGDLSLGQGMCGSVSGSIPTDVGQPHLLISAITVGGRA, from the coding sequence ATGACCTCACCATCACTGAATGCATCCCTGCTCGACGCCACACTGGCCGCCGAGGTGCTGCACCTGGCCCGCGCGGGTGGCGCGGATTTCTCCGAACTGTTCGTGGAGGACACCCTGAGCACCCAGCTCAGGCTGCACCAGGGGGAATTGAAGGACGCGGGCGGCGGGAACCTGTACGGCGCGGGCCTGCGCCTGCTGTACGGCACGCGCGTGGTGTACGCCTACACCAACGACGTGACGCCGGCCGGCCTGCGCGATCTGGCGGGGGCGGTGGCCCGCGCGCAGGGAGGGAGCGGCCAGGTCACGCGGGACGGCGTGGGCGGGCTGGACTTCCGGACTGTGGACGCGAGACCGCTGTACGTGGCCCGCCAGCACCCGCTGGCCACCTCGAAGCGCGACAAGCTGGCCCTGATGCGCCGCGCGCACGGCGGCGCCGCCGGGGTGGGCGACGTGCAGACCGTGGACGTCACGTACACCGACCGGGTACAGCGCGTGCTGATCGCCACCTCCGAGGGGCTGTGGGCCGAGGACGAGCGCGTGCAGACCCGGCTGTACGTGAACGCCATCGCGCAGGACGGCACGCTGCGCGAGAGCGGGTACCACGCGCCGGGCGCGTCGCGCGGCCTGGAGTTCTTCGAGGAGGTCACGCCCGAGAGCATCGGCGCCGAGGCCGCCCGCATCGCGAACGCCATGCTGCGCGCCGGCTACGCGCCCGCCGGGAAACTACCGGTGGTGATCGGGAACGCCTTCGGCGGCGTGATCTTCCACGAGGCCTGCGGCCACATCCTGGAAACGACCGCTGTGGAGAAGAACGCCAGCGTGTTCGCCGACAAGCTGGGGCAGCAGATCGCGGACGCCTGCGTGACGGCCATCGACGACGGCACCCTGCCCGGCTCGTGGGGCATGGTGAACGTGGACGACGAGGGCATGCCCGCGCAGCGCACCGTGCTGATCGAGAAGGGCATCCTGACGTCGTTCATGGTGGATCGGCTGGGCGCGCAGAAGACCGGGTATGCCCGCACCGGCTCGGGTCGGCGGCAGAACTACACCTACGCTCCCGCGAGCCGCATGAGAAGCACCTTCATCGACAACGGCGACCGCACCCCGGACGACTTGATCCGCAGCGTGGATCACGGTATCTACGCCCGCACCATGGGCGGCGGCAGCGTCAGCCCCGGCACCGGGGACTACAACTTCGCCGTAAACGAGGCGTACATGATCCGCAACGGGCAGATCGCCGAGCCGCTCAAAGGGGCCTCACTGGTGGGCAACGGCGCGCAGGATCTGCTGAACATCGTGGGCGTGGCTGGGGATCTCAGCCTGGGGCAGGGCATGTGCGGCAGCGTGTCGGGCAGTATTCCGACGGACGTGGGGCAGCCGCACCTGCTGATCAGCGCGATCACCGTGGGAGGCCGCGCATGA
- a CDS encoding TldD/PmbA family protein, producing MTAEQLSIAEARTYLLERARQRNVELEVYAERDTSTSIKAFGGEVSEFKLQARQGLGLRALVGGAWGYAFTENLSRQALNRALDTAVENASLVAPEAGSALSDWPAPPALDLHGEGLSGVSVEQKVQSALALEAAARTADPRVTSVPYSSYSDSDTDTLLGNTYGLERGEKALHAFTYVAPLVSEDGQNKMKGEWQFTREFTELDPTRTALEAVRKSAALLGAQAAPSGTFPAVITGECLGSLLALFAPMFSGKMVEEGKSPLAGRLGRVVASPLVTLVDDPTLPRGLNSRSFDAEGHPSLPLTLIDAGTLSAFMHNAQTAARAGTSSTGHASRSSYQGTVGVGHSNLLMHAGTTAPDQLSQGVTGVQLTGIAGGHAGADPYTGDFSLQAEGFWIEDGHVAHPLEVYTVAGNILDVLRDVQAVGTEIEWTMHAAGAPAVRVKALAVGGS from the coding sequence ATGACCGCCGAGCAGCTGAGCATCGCGGAGGCCCGCACCTACCTGCTGGAGCGCGCCCGGCAGCGGAACGTCGAGCTGGAGGTGTACGCCGAGCGGGACACCTCCACGAGCATCAAGGCCTTCGGCGGCGAGGTCAGCGAGTTCAAGCTCCAGGCCCGTCAGGGATTGGGGCTGCGCGCCCTGGTCGGCGGCGCGTGGGGTTACGCCTTTACCGAGAACCTCTCCCGGCAGGCGCTGAACCGCGCGCTGGATACCGCTGTCGAGAACGCGAGCCTGGTCGCCCCGGAGGCGGGCTCCGCGCTGTCCGACTGGCCCGCTCCGCCGGCCCTCGACCTGCACGGCGAGGGCCTGAGCGGCGTGAGCGTCGAGCAGAAGGTGCAGTCGGCGCTGGCGCTGGAGGCCGCCGCCCGCACCGCCGATCCCCGCGTGACCAGCGTGCCCTACAGCTCGTACTCCGACAGCGACACCGACACCCTGCTTGGGAACACGTATGGCCTGGAGCGCGGCGAGAAAGCCCTGCACGCCTTCACCTACGTCGCGCCGCTGGTCAGCGAGGACGGCCAGAACAAGATGAAGGGCGAGTGGCAGTTCACGCGGGAATTCACGGAACTCGACCCGACCCGCACCGCCCTGGAGGCTGTCCGGAAGAGCGCCGCGCTGCTGGGCGCGCAAGCTGCCCCAAGCGGCACCTTCCCCGCCGTCATCACGGGCGAGTGCCTGGGCAGCCTGCTCGCGCTGTTCGCCCCGATGTTCAGCGGAAAGATGGTCGAGGAAGGCAAGAGTCCCCTGGCGGGCCGCCTGGGCCGCGTGGTCGCCAGCCCGCTCGTCACGCTGGTCGACGACCCCACGTTGCCGCGTGGCCTGAACTCCCGCTCCTTCGACGCCGAGGGCCATCCCAGCCTTCCGCTCACGCTGATCGACGCCGGAACGCTGAGCGCCTTCATGCACAACGCCCAGACGGCCGCGCGGGCCGGCACAAGCAGCACCGGTCACGCCAGCCGCTCCAGTTACCAGGGCACGGTGGGGGTGGGCCACAGCAACCTGCTGATGCACGCCGGCACCACCGCGCCGGATCAGCTCTCCCAGGGCGTCACGGGCGTCCAGCTCACCGGCATTGCCGGCGGACACGCAGGTGCCGATCCGTACACGGGTGATTTCAGCCTCCAGGCCGAGGGCTTCTGGATCGAGGACGGACACGTCGCGCACCCGCTGGAGGTCTACACCGTCGCCGGAAACATCCTCGACGTCCTGCGAGACGTGCAGGCGGTCGGCACCGAGATCGAGTGGACGATGCACGCCGCCGGGGCGCCCGCCGTGCGCGTGAAGGCACTGGCCGTGGGTGGGAGCTAA
- a CDS encoding SMI1/KNR4 family protein yields the protein MPTGSAPSTRDLLHQLERWGRSKAPAALADLRPGATQTALDELEQLISFPLPEAFRALYSWHDGQNWNMGGLFSLGFLSLQGVKSEWKMWRSIEQASPGMDDLGDFTSTPHHAIQLRYSTPGWLGFLTDTAGDTIGLDFTPAPSGVPGQIIGFGRNAEHKYVLADSLHDFLDEYLQRLLLKQYTLEHYDNHPIPYVMLHDELSRPPEVIRNVTDYFPWFGATAKMP from the coding sequence ATGCCTACAGGTTCTGCGCCGAGCACCCGAGACCTGCTGCACCAGCTTGAGCGCTGGGGACGGTCAAAAGCGCCAGCTGCACTCGCCGATCTAAGGCCAGGAGCCACACAGACTGCCCTTGATGAACTTGAGCAGCTGATTTCGTTTCCACTCCCGGAGGCGTTCCGAGCGCTATACAGCTGGCATGACGGCCAGAACTGGAATATGGGCGGACTGTTCAGCCTCGGATTCCTGAGTCTGCAAGGCGTCAAGAGCGAGTGGAAGATGTGGCGTTCCATCGAGCAAGCCTCGCCCGGAATGGATGATCTCGGAGATTTCACCTCCACGCCTCATCACGCGATTCAGCTCAGGTACTCAACGCCGGGCTGGCTAGGTTTTCTCACAGACACTGCCGGAGACACGATAGGACTGGATTTCACCCCTGCCCCTTCGGGAGTGCCTGGTCAAATCATAGGTTTTGGACGAAATGCTGAACACAAATATGTGCTTGCAGACTCGCTCCACGACTTTCTAGATGAATACCTGCAACGGCTGCTTCTGAAGCAATACACACTTGAGCATTACGATAACCATCCCATTCCATACGTCATGCTTCACGATGAGTTAAGTCGACCTCCCGAAGTCATCAGGAACGTGACGGATTACTTCCCGTGGTTCGGCGCAACAGCGAAAATGCCGTAG
- a CDS encoding DUF1684 domain-containing protein, whose amino-acid sequence MTPDSTSPDADWLDLLDWRRQVGALYARVREERERDPVAAHALWQAERNRLFTTHSQSPLLSEARTGFDTLPVWPYDPALAFTAPVEPLPQERLTVPSSTGQAMPLVRFGRVSLPVGTLDVYWIDVYGGGVFLPFRDATSGRESYGGGRYLLDTAKSADLGSTLAGELVLDFNFAFHPSCFYDPRWSCPLAPPQNVLKGAVRAGERAG is encoded by the coding sequence ATGACTCCTGACTCCACCTCTCCCGACGCCGATTGGCTCGACCTGCTCGACTGGCGGCGGCAGGTCGGGGCCCTGTACGCCCGCGTGCGCGAGGAACGGGAACGCGATCCTGTGGCCGCGCACGCGCTGTGGCAGGCGGAACGGAATCGGCTGTTCACAACGCACTCCCAGTCCCCGCTGCTGTCCGAGGCCCGCACCGGTTTCGACACCCTGCCGGTCTGGCCGTACGATCCCGCCCTGGCCTTCACCGCGCCCGTGGAGCCCTTGCCGCAGGAGCGCCTGACCGTCCCGTCCTCAACCGGGCAGGCCATGCCGCTGGTGCGTTTCGGACGGGTGAGCCTCCCGGTCGGGACGTTGGACGTGTACTGGATCGACGTGTATGGCGGCGGCGTGTTCCTGCCCTTCCGGGACGCCACCAGTGGCCGCGAAAGCTACGGCGGCGGCCGCTACCTGCTCGACACGGCCAAGAGTGCCGACCTGGGCAGCACGCTGGCTGGGGAACTTGTGCTGGACTTCAACTTCGCGTTCCACCCGTCGTGCTTCTACGACCCACGCTGGAGCTGCCCGCTCGCGCCGCCGCAGAACGTGCTGAAAGGGGCGGTGCGGGCGGGGGAGAGAGCGGGCTGA
- the mqnE gene encoding aminofutalosine synthase MqnE, producing the protein MKWLSDRALSPVVDKVEAGERLSFDEGMSLFHTRDLNALMRLANHRKERLHGDKVYFVHSMRLEFTNICYVGCTFCAFAAHKNEERAWDYSPEEVVAQVQRRYLPGITELHMSSGHHPNHPWAYYPQMVRNLREAFPDLQVKAFTAAEIEHLSKISKKSTLEVLRELQDAGLSAMPGGGAEIFADRVRHQVAKNKVKAEKWLQIHSEAHLLGMRTNATMLYGHIETLEERLDHMDRLRTLQDDSLARFGGGFHAFIPLAFQPLGNSLAQNLGKTDFTTGLDDLRNLAVARIYLDNFPHIKGYWVMIGSELTQVSLDWGVSDIDGTIQEEHIAHAAGATSPMKLSEQGMIRMIQAAGRTPVLRDAYYNELEVFPATVEAAD; encoded by the coding sequence ATGAAGTGGCTTTCGGATCGTGCGCTTTCCCCCGTCGTGGACAAGGTGGAGGCCGGGGAACGCCTGTCCTTCGACGAGGGGATGAGCCTGTTCCACACCCGTGACCTGAACGCCCTGATGCGCCTCGCGAACCACCGCAAGGAGCGCCTGCATGGCGACAAGGTGTACTTCGTGCACTCGATGCGGCTGGAGTTCACGAACATCTGTTATGTGGGCTGCACCTTCTGCGCGTTCGCGGCACACAAGAACGAGGAGCGTGCGTGGGACTACTCGCCTGAGGAGGTCGTGGCGCAGGTGCAGCGGCGCTACCTGCCCGGCATCACGGAACTGCACATGAGCAGCGGGCACCATCCGAACCACCCCTGGGCGTACTACCCGCAGATGGTGCGCAACCTGCGCGAGGCCTTCCCGGATCTGCAGGTGAAGGCCTTCACGGCGGCCGAGATCGAGCATCTGAGCAAGATCTCCAAGAAGTCCACGCTGGAGGTGCTGCGCGAGCTTCAGGATGCGGGGCTGAGCGCCATGCCGGGCGGCGGCGCGGAGATCTTCGCGGATCGCGTGCGGCACCAGGTGGCGAAGAACAAGGTGAAGGCGGAGAAGTGGCTGCAGATCCACAGCGAGGCGCACTTGCTGGGCATGCGCACGAACGCGACCATGCTGTACGGCCATATCGAGACGCTGGAGGAACGCCTGGATCACATGGATCGCCTGCGCACCCTGCAGGACGACTCGCTGGCGCGCTTCGGCGGGGGATTTCACGCCTTCATTCCGCTGGCCTTCCAGCCGCTCGGGAACTCCCTGGCGCAGAACCTCGGCAAGACGGATTTCACGACGGGGCTGGACGACCTGCGGAACCTCGCGGTGGCGCGCATCTACCTCGACAACTTCCCGCACATCAAGGGGTACTGGGTCATGATCGGCTCGGAACTCACGCAGGTGTCGCTCGACTGGGGCGTGTCCGACATCGACGGTACGATTCAGGAGGAGCACATCGCGCACGCGGCCGGGGCGACCAGTCCCATGAAGCTCAGCGAGCAGGGCATGATCCGCATGATCCAGGCCGCCGGGCGCACGCCTGTGCTGCGCGACGCGTACTACAACGAGCTGGAGGTCTTCCCGGCCACCGTGGAGGCCGCCGACTGA
- a CDS encoding nuclear transport factor 2 family protein, with translation MAAPSDAPSSQPAPLHDGQVSDLDAVLMLDEMWNAAYHHRDAGRMAGVLADDWMAFFPDGTVIFKSDLLDGMTRNPPATLVFERHASRVYGDAAVTRGTLYANGERVQSFLRVYARRDGSWQAVSVQVVP, from the coding sequence ATGGCGGCCCCGTCCGACGCGCCGTCCTCCCAGCCCGCCCCGCTCCACGACGGGCAGGTCAGCGACCTGGACGCCGTGCTGATGCTTGACGAGATGTGGAACGCCGCGTACCACCACCGCGATGCCGGCCGCATGGCGGGCGTCCTGGCCGACGACTGGATGGCCTTCTTTCCCGATGGCACGGTGATCTTCAAGTCCGACCTGCTGGACGGCATGACCCGCAACCCGCCCGCCACGCTGGTCTTTGAGCGTCACGCCAGCCGCGTGTATGGCGACGCGGCCGTCACGCGCGGCACGCTCTACGCGAACGGGGAGCGCGTGCAGAGCTTCCTGCGCGTGTACGCCCGCCGGGACGGCAGTTGGCAGGCCGTGAGCGTGCAGGTGGTGCCGTGA
- a CDS encoding uridine kinase — MTVDALVSKIRALPRRPALIAVEGQGGSGKSTLAQRLAAALDGVVVTGDDFYRVMPEPERAALTPEEGYRRYFDDDRLRDEAIVPLKAGHPARYRRYNWEQGGGLGAWVDVPASPFVIVERTYVTRPELRGLYDFIVYVDTPTPMRMARLDARGWNGDSAWPARWEAAEVWFQQQERPQAYADAIVRGDSA; from the coding sequence GTGACCGTGGACGCGCTGGTCTCCAAGATTCGGGCGCTCCCCAGGCGCCCGGCCCTGATCGCCGTCGAGGGTCAGGGCGGCAGTGGCAAGAGCACCCTGGCGCAGCGACTGGCGGCCGCCTTGGACGGCGTGGTGGTCACGGGCGACGATTTCTACCGGGTGATGCCGGAGCCGGAGCGCGCCGCGCTGACGCCCGAGGAGGGGTACCGCCGGTACTTTGACGACGACCGCCTGCGCGACGAGGCGATCGTGCCGCTGAAGGCGGGGCATCCGGCGCGGTACCGCCGGTACAACTGGGAGCAGGGCGGTGGCCTGGGAGCCTGGGTGGACGTTCCGGCAAGCCCCTTCGTGATCGTGGAGCGAACGTACGTCACGCGGCCGGAACTGCGGGGGCTGTACGACTTCATCGTGTACGTGGACACGCCCACGCCCATGCGGATGGCCCGGCTGGACGCGCGCGGTTGGAACGGCGATTCGGCATGGCCCGCCCGCTGGGAGGCAGCGGAGGTGTGGTTCCAGCAGCAGGAGCGCCCGCAGGCGTACGCCGACGCCATCGTCCGGGGGGATTCGGCATGA
- a CDS encoding menaquinone biosynthetic enzyme MqnA/MqnD family protein, which translates to MTYRAGWIHFTNVAPILDSLALPQGVSAITGVPTEMNDALLSGRVDIANISAVEFIRHADVLEALPDFSVAVLGPVYSVNLFHTRPLAALRRVALTSQSAMSVALLEVLLRERGLSPALERAEGTAEDLLAAGFDGVLRIGDSALREWYGVVGPLTSETTMTSLPHTARGITVTDLAEEWFELTGHPFVFAVWAYHKDNPPPPALIRAMREARREGIGHLAEVAGRHARKLGLPERVVQHYLWNFRYHLEAPDRLGLEEFAAKAVPGHAPLRFGARPGAAVLAR; encoded by the coding sequence ATGACCTACCGCGCGGGCTGGATTCATTTCACGAATGTCGCGCCGATTCTGGATTCGCTGGCGCTGCCCCAGGGCGTGAGCGCGATCACCGGCGTGCCCACCGAGATGAACGACGCGCTGCTGTCGGGCCGGGTGGATATCGCGAACATCAGCGCGGTGGAGTTCATCCGGCATGCGGACGTGCTGGAGGCGCTGCCGGATTTCAGCGTGGCGGTGCTGGGGCCGGTGTACTCGGTGAACCTGTTCCACACGCGCCCGCTGGCCGCCCTGCGGCGCGTGGCCCTGACCAGTCAGTCGGCGATGAGCGTGGCGCTGCTGGAGGTGCTGCTGCGGGAGCGGGGCCTGTCGCCTGCGCTGGAGCGGGCCGAGGGCACGGCGGAGGACCTGCTCGCGGCGGGCTTCGACGGAGTACTCCGGATCGGGGACAGCGCGCTGCGCGAGTGGTACGGCGTGGTGGGGCCGCTCACGTCGGAGACGACCATGACCTCGCTGCCGCACACGGCCAGGGGCATCACCGTGACGGACCTGGCCGAGGAGTGGTTCGAGCTGACCGGCCACCCGTTCGTGTTCGCGGTGTGGGCGTACCACAAGGACAACCCGCCGCCCCCGGCGTTGATCCGGGCGATGCGCGAGGCGAGGCGCGAGGGCATCGGGCATCTGGCGGAGGTGGCCGGACGACACGCGCGGAAGCTGGGGTTGCCGGAGCGGGTGGTGCAGCATTACCTGTGGAACTTCCGCTACCACCTGGAAGCGCCGGACCGGCTGGGTCTGGAGGAGTTCGCGGCGAAAGCCGTGCCGGGGCATGCGCCGCTGCGCTTCGGAGCCCGGCCGGGCGCGGCCGTGCTGGCCCGCTGA